In Thermococcus sp., the following proteins share a genomic window:
- a CDS encoding molybdenum cofactor guanylyltransferase, which translates to MLGVIMAFPEKRWENYTTPVNGEPVVKLTEKRLRTSKRIERAITIVRRDKLKTYSLYLLNPVPVSARNKIEALLKALPDEPFFLVEGNMPLLMPFLVNYLVGLYYENEPEAVIPVWRDGSREVFHAVYEPEPLRDAVESAFAEGYKSFSRVVEFLDYEAISIEELAKRNPKVTLSFFRVKSSFDVAFAEKTIEELKTQGELF; encoded by the coding sequence ATGCTCGGAGTAATCATGGCGTTTCCAGAGAAGAGGTGGGAGAACTACACTACCCCAGTCAACGGCGAACCGGTGGTAAAGCTCACCGAAAAAAGACTGCGGACGAGCAAGAGGATAGAGAGAGCAATAACAATCGTGAGGAGGGACAAGCTGAAAACCTACTCGCTCTACCTCTTGAACCCTGTTCCTGTTTCAGCGAGAAACAAAATCGAGGCCCTTCTCAAAGCCCTTCCGGACGAGCCGTTCTTTCTGGTTGAGGGGAACATGCCCCTGCTTATGCCATTTCTCGTGAACTATCTTGTTGGACTCTACTACGAGAACGAACCCGAGGCCGTAATCCCGGTCTGGCGCGACGGGAGCAGAGAAGTTTTCCACGCCGTTTATGAACCAGAACCGCTGAGAGATGCGGTGGAGTCTGCATTTGCTGAAGGATATAAGAGCTTTTCGAGGGTTGTTGAGTTCCTTGACTACGAGGCGATTTCGATAGAGGAACTTGCAAAAAGAAACCCAAAGGTCACGCTGAGCTTCTTCCGCGTTAAGAGCTCCTTTGATGTGGCCTTTGCAGAGAAAACTATAGAGGAGCTCAAAACTCAGGGAGAGCTCTTTTAA
- a CDS encoding Lrp/AsnC family transcriptional regulator: MPGIDEKDREILRILRKNGRITLTELGKRVNLSPASVKSRIEKLEKLGAIKGYSAIIDPSFLGNFVRALIFIRLKEVDPYTRSLLREVASLENVEFLYIKTGDRNVIIKAEFEDMEELREFLGSLKKTFGINALTIEANLVVEELKDCWLADEDASRL; encoded by the coding sequence ATGCCGGGAATTGACGAAAAGGACAGGGAGATTCTACGGATTTTGAGAAAAAATGGCAGGATTACTCTGACCGAACTGGGAAAGCGCGTTAACCTATCCCCCGCGAGCGTGAAGAGCAGGATCGAAAAGCTTGAAAAGCTTGGAGCCATCAAGGGCTACTCCGCGATTATAGACCCGTCTTTCCTAGGGAATTTCGTCAGGGCTTTAATCTTCATAAGGCTCAAAGAGGTTGACCCCTACACGAGAAGCCTTCTGAGAGAAGTCGCATCGCTCGAGAACGTCGAGTTCCTCTACATAAAAACCGGGGACCGCAACGTCATCATCAAGGCGGAATTCGAGGACATGGAGGAGCTGAGGGAGTTCCTGGGGAGTCTAAAAAAGACCTTTGGAATAAACGCCCTGACGATAGAGGCCAACCTCGTCGTGGAAGAGCTCAAGGACTGCTGGCTCGCCGATGAGGACGCCTCCCGACTCTGA
- a CDS encoding DUF1931 family protein: protein MAEMIIPYPQLQKILERTCELAVIKPRAEEMMDIVEKKLADLFEVAYENAKAERSSTIKMRHIPITKGFKNSLNLFRAVIEDENVQIEPIRKYVLKKIPGDIPLEEDVINELPIIAGTLFVLIGRVIKALHPEIKNVYPEHVEEAKKVLDYTL, encoded by the coding sequence ATGGCCGAGATGATAATACCCTACCCACAGCTCCAGAAAATTCTGGAGAGAACCTGTGAGCTTGCTGTCATAAAGCCCCGTGCCGAGGAGATGATGGACATAGTTGAGAAGAAGCTCGCTGATCTCTTCGAGGTTGCCTACGAAAACGCGAAGGCCGAGCGCTCAAGCACAATAAAGATGCGCCACATCCCGATTACCAAGGGCTTCAAGAACAGCCTCAACCTCTTCAGGGCCGTCATCGAGGACGAGAACGTTCAGATTGAGCCCATCAGGAAGTACGTCCTCAAGAAGATACCGGGTGACATTCCACTTGAGGAAGATGTGATAAACGAGCTTCCGATTATAGCGGGAACGCTCTTCGTCCTCATCGGAAGGGTCATCAAGGCTCTCCATCCCGAGATTAAGAACGTCTATCCAGAGCATGTCGAGGAAGCTAAGAAAGTTCTGGACTACACGCTTTAA
- a CDS encoding tyrosine--tRNA ligase produces MDVKEKIQLIKRKPTEELLTEENLRHLFEVGIPMQHYIGFEISGYIHLGTGLMAGAKIADLQKAGIKTRIFLADWHSWINDKLGGDLETIQKVALTYFKEGMKQSIKVMGGDPEKVEFVLASEILEKGDYWQTVIDISKNVTLARMMRSITIMGRQMGEAIDFAKLIYPAMQVADIFYQGVTIAHAGMDQRKAHVIAIEVAQKLKYHPLEWKGEKLKPVALHHHLLLGLQEPPVWPIESEEQFKELKTQMKMSKSKPYSAVFIHDSPEEIRQKLRKAFCPAKEVNYNPVLDWAEYIIFREEPTEFTIHRPAKFGGDVTYTTFEELKRDFAEGKLHPLDLKNAVAEYLIELLKPVREYFERNPEPLELMNQVKITR; encoded by the coding sequence GTGGACGTTAAGGAGAAGATTCAGCTCATAAAGAGGAAACCGACCGAGGAGCTCCTCACCGAGGAGAACCTGAGGCACCTCTTTGAGGTAGGAATTCCCATGCAACACTACATCGGATTCGAGATAAGCGGTTACATTCACCTCGGAACCGGGCTGATGGCAGGCGCTAAAATAGCCGACCTCCAGAAGGCTGGCATCAAGACCAGAATTTTCTTAGCGGACTGGCACAGCTGGATTAACGACAAGCTCGGGGGTGACCTTGAGACGATACAGAAGGTTGCCTTAACATACTTCAAGGAGGGCATGAAGCAGAGTATTAAGGTCATGGGTGGCGACCCGGAGAAGGTTGAGTTCGTTTTAGCGAGCGAGATACTGGAGAAAGGTGATTACTGGCAGACGGTAATAGACATCTCAAAGAACGTAACGCTAGCCAGAATGATGCGCTCGATAACGATAATGGGTCGGCAGATGGGAGAGGCCATAGACTTCGCCAAGCTGATTTACCCGGCAATGCAGGTGGCGGACATATTCTACCAGGGCGTTACTATCGCTCATGCAGGAATGGATCAGAGGAAGGCCCACGTGATAGCGATTGAAGTGGCCCAGAAGCTAAAATATCATCCCCTCGAGTGGAAGGGCGAGAAGCTCAAACCGGTAGCTCTACACCACCACCTCCTCCTCGGCCTTCAGGAACCGCCGGTCTGGCCAATAGAGAGCGAGGAGCAGTTCAAAGAACTCAAGACCCAGATGAAGATGAGCAAGAGCAAGCCCTACTCAGCAGTGTTCATCCACGACAGTCCAGAGGAAATCAGGCAGAAGCTCAGGAAGGCCTTCTGTCCAGCTAAAGAGGTCAACTACAACCCCGTTCTGGACTGGGCCGAGTACATAATCTTCCGCGAGGAGCCGACTGAATTTACCATCCACAGGCCGGCTAAGTTCGGCGGAGACGTTACATACACGACCTTCGAGGAGCTCAAGAGGGACTTCGCCGAAGGAAAGCTCCACCCGCTCGATTTGAAGAACGCCGTCGCTGAGTACCTCATCGAGCTCCTCAAGCCGGTCAGGGAGTACTTCGAGAGAAATCCAGAGCCGCTTGAGCTGATGAATCAGGTAAAGATTACCCGCTGA
- a CDS encoding ABC transporter ATP-binding protein: protein MKAIEVENLTKYYGSLRALDAVSFSVPEGVILGIIGPNGAGKTTLIRILSCLLTYDEGTVRLFGKEITKCRDGIKKRIALLPQEARAHFYTLTPFEYVYYYLRMRGLPRGKAKSRAEKAMEEFEIDYPDRIVSTLSGGMVRKTLLAMVLSADAGLYFLDEPTVGLDVESRLRLWEILRERAESSTIVLTSHYLNEISSVSDLVLLVKGGKALAFGEPEKIAKRYLSGFTSKLVVFDRFEGDFVVRRAGKDTFVYLRSKAEEREATNLLEELGVPFRREELTIEDIFLMGGLE, encoded by the coding sequence ATGAAGGCCATCGAAGTCGAGAATCTGACAAAGTACTATGGAAGCCTAAGGGCCCTTGACGCCGTCTCCTTTTCTGTCCCCGAGGGGGTTATCCTAGGGATAATCGGGCCTAACGGTGCCGGGAAAACCACTCTCATCAGGATTCTGAGCTGTCTACTGACCTATGACGAAGGAACCGTCAGACTCTTCGGAAAGGAAATAACGAAATGCAGAGACGGGATAAAGAAGAGAATAGCCCTCCTCCCACAGGAGGCTAGAGCGCATTTCTACACGCTGACGCCCTTCGAGTACGTCTATTACTACCTCAGGATGCGCGGTCTGCCGAGGGGAAAAGCCAAAAGCAGGGCAGAGAAGGCCATGGAGGAATTTGAGATTGATTATCCGGACAGAATAGTCTCGACGCTCTCGGGAGGGATGGTGAGAAAGACCCTCCTCGCGATGGTTCTATCGGCTGATGCCGGGCTCTACTTCCTAGACGAACCTACGGTTGGCCTCGACGTTGAAAGCAGGCTGAGGCTGTGGGAGATACTTCGGGAGAGGGCAGAGAGTTCAACTATAGTCCTGACAAGTCACTACCTCAACGAGATATCGAGCGTGTCAGATTTGGTCCTGCTGGTCAAGGGCGGAAAGGCCCTCGCCTTTGGAGAGCCAGAGAAAATAGCAAAACGCTACCTCTCCGGCTTCACCTCGAAGCTCGTCGTCTTCGACCGCTTTGAAGGCGATTTCGTGGTAAGAAGGGCTGGGAAGGACACCTTCGTTTACCTCCGCTCAAAGGCCGAGGAAAGAGAGGCTACAAACTTACTCGAGGAGCTTGGAGTACCGTTCAGGCGGGAAGAACTCACGATAGAGGATATCTTCCTAATGGGTGGTCTGGAATGA
- a CDS encoding DEAD/DEAH box helicase encodes MLFVIRPGRKKNELEAFFIEKEPEKLSQMQGLKADRVYRFIMREGRLFKVLEGSQYRNPKEIEKLLRGARIVLVNADEWEDYFRRRLQNKRVEKAELCRLCLLEGRITVLTPGNRIKYRNEYICKRCAEDELKRELRFRFNTIAMFEQAKKLLERFRDLDKVLYAFDPRFDPTKHPEITKWDELKAKRVKVEKIKIDELSLPEKFKEVLKKEGVEELLPVQSLAVKNGLLEGENLLVVSATASGKTLIGELAGIPKAMEGKKMLFLVPLVALANQKYEDFKRRYSKLGLRVAIRVGMSRIKTRDELVVVDTGIDADIIVGTYEGIDYLLRAGRKIGNVGTIVVDEIHTLDDEERGPRLDGLIARLRRLYPKAQFIGLSATVGNPEELAKELGLKLVLYDERPVDLERHIIIARNESEKWRHIANLCKAEAMRKSRQGYKGQTIVFTFSRKRTHELSAYLTSKGLKAKPYHSGLPYKQRKLTEMEFLAQRLDVVVTTAALGAGVDFPASQVIFESLAMGNKWLSVREFHQMLGRAGRPLYHEKGKVYLIVEPGRKYSAGMEGTEEEVAFKLLTAPIEPVTVEWSDELEQDNVLAHSCVFNRLDVIEEVQARCLGANQSAEKVLEKLEESELVRLKRPFVEVTPYGRAVSMSFLLPREAEFIRKNLGEKPVRWIALKLLPFENLYLSGTLQRELESAVRGRISSNVFSSSFASILEELDKVIPELSPNSAERLFTIYQEFFMCGEDDCTEYAMERVGNLIIELRRNGKHPTQIAEHFRKVYGLIVYPGDVFTWLDGIVRKLEAVERIARVFCVRKAEEEAKRLRREIEEGRTLTPEGPSEPGRVSPGRGRGYKSPDTRTSSPPRRERAPGGRSRR; translated from the coding sequence ATGCTCTTCGTTATAAGGCCCGGAAGGAAGAAGAACGAGCTTGAGGCATTTTTCATCGAGAAAGAGCCTGAGAAGCTCTCGCAGATGCAGGGACTTAAGGCAGATAGAGTTTACCGATTCATAATGCGCGAGGGCAGGCTCTTTAAGGTCCTTGAGGGAAGCCAATACAGGAATCCTAAAGAGATAGAGAAGCTTTTGAGAGGGGCGAGAATAGTCCTAGTCAACGCCGACGAGTGGGAGGACTACTTCAGGCGAAGACTTCAAAACAAGAGAGTTGAAAAGGCCGAGCTGTGTCGTCTCTGTCTCCTCGAGGGTAGAATAACGGTTCTAACGCCTGGCAACAGGATAAAGTACCGTAACGAGTACATCTGCAAGCGCTGTGCCGAGGACGAGCTTAAGAGGGAGCTCCGGTTTCGTTTCAACACCATAGCGATGTTCGAACAGGCGAAGAAGCTCCTGGAGAGGTTTAGGGATCTTGATAAAGTCCTATACGCCTTCGACCCCCGCTTCGACCCGACTAAGCATCCAGAGATAACCAAGTGGGACGAGCTGAAGGCGAAACGGGTAAAAGTTGAGAAGATTAAGATTGATGAGCTCTCACTGCCAGAGAAGTTTAAGGAAGTCCTGAAGAAGGAAGGGGTTGAGGAACTCCTCCCGGTTCAGAGTTTGGCCGTGAAAAACGGCCTCCTTGAAGGAGAAAACCTCCTGGTAGTTTCGGCAACCGCCAGCGGTAAGACCCTCATCGGCGAGCTAGCTGGAATTCCAAAGGCGATGGAAGGCAAAAAGATGCTCTTCCTCGTTCCCCTCGTCGCTTTGGCGAATCAGAAGTACGAGGACTTTAAGAGGCGCTATTCAAAGCTAGGCCTTAGGGTTGCCATCCGCGTTGGAATGAGCCGTATAAAGACGAGGGACGAGCTCGTGGTCGTTGATACCGGAATAGATGCGGACATAATAGTGGGAACCTACGAGGGGATAGACTACCTCCTCAGGGCCGGAAGGAAGATTGGCAACGTTGGAACGATTGTGGTGGATGAAATTCACACGCTGGATGATGAGGAGCGCGGGCCCCGCTTGGATGGGCTAATCGCGAGGCTGAGGAGGCTCTACCCAAAGGCCCAGTTCATAGGTTTGAGCGCTACCGTCGGAAACCCGGAGGAGCTGGCGAAAGAGCTCGGCCTAAAGCTCGTCCTCTACGACGAGAGGCCCGTGGATTTGGAGAGGCACATAATCATCGCCCGCAACGAATCGGAAAAGTGGAGGCACATAGCGAACCTTTGTAAGGCGGAAGCCATGAGGAAATCCAGGCAGGGCTACAAGGGACAAACTATAGTCTTCACCTTCTCGCGCAAGAGGACGCACGAGCTTTCAGCATATTTAACGAGTAAAGGCCTCAAAGCAAAGCCCTATCACTCCGGTTTACCATACAAGCAGAGGAAACTTACTGAGATGGAGTTCTTAGCTCAAAGGCTCGACGTGGTGGTTACAACGGCGGCACTCGGGGCTGGCGTTGACTTTCCCGCTTCGCAGGTCATCTTTGAAAGTCTCGCGATGGGCAACAAATGGCTTAGCGTTAGGGAATTCCACCAGATGCTCGGAAGGGCTGGCAGACCGCTCTACCACGAGAAGGGCAAAGTTTACCTAATTGTCGAACCCGGTAGGAAGTATTCTGCTGGGATGGAGGGAACGGAGGAAGAGGTAGCCTTCAAGCTTTTGACTGCCCCGATAGAGCCCGTCACCGTTGAGTGGAGCGACGAGCTTGAGCAAGACAATGTTCTCGCTCATTCCTGCGTCTTTAACAGGCTTGACGTCATAGAGGAGGTTCAGGCGAGATGCCTCGGGGCGAACCAGAGCGCCGAGAAAGTTCTGGAAAAGCTTGAGGAGTCCGAGCTTGTAAGGCTGAAGAGGCCCTTCGTTGAGGTCACCCCCTATGGAAGAGCTGTGAGTATGAGCTTCCTCCTGCCGAGGGAAGCAGAGTTCATAAGGAAGAACCTGGGGGAGAAGCCCGTCCGCTGGATTGCCCTCAAACTGCTCCCCTTTGAGAACCTCTATTTGAGCGGGACGCTTCAGAGGGAGCTTGAAAGCGCCGTGAGGGGAAGGATAAGCTCCAACGTCTTTTCCTCAAGCTTCGCCTCAATCCTCGAGGAGCTCGACAAGGTTATCCCGGAGTTAAGTCCCAACTCAGCTGAAAGGCTCTTCACAATCTATCAGGAGTTCTTCATGTGCGGTGAGGATGACTGCACCGAGTACGCGATGGAGCGCGTTGGGAACCTTATTATAGAGCTCCGCAGGAATGGAAAGCACCCGACCCAGATAGCGGAGCATTTCAGGAAGGTTTACGGGCTAATAGTCTATCCCGGTGACGTTTTCACTTGGTTAGATGGGATAGTGAGAAAGCTTGAAGCAGTAGAGAGAATCGCGAGGGTCTTCTGCGTGAGGAAGGCCGAGGAAGAGGCTAAAAGGCTGAGGAGGGAAATAGAGGAGGGAAGAACACTCACACCTGAAGGACCATCTGAGCCGGGTCGCGTATCGCCGGGCCGAGGCCGAGGATATAAATCGCCAGATACCAGAACTTCCTCTCCTCCTCGTCGGGAACGAGCTCCCGGAGGGCGTAGTAGACGATAA
- a CDS encoding biotin transporter BioY, whose amino-acid sequence MNAREVSLTALFVALTAVSAQIEIPLGPVPFTLQVFMVILSGLLLGARLGFLTQAIYILAGAVGFPVFAGFTGGFAHLYGPTGGYLLAFPLASFIAGLFAERFKSSYLWIAGSLLALGIIYLLGWLRLGLYLGGNFAKALYIGVLPFVPLDIAKALVAVGMARAVKRALPEF is encoded by the coding sequence ATGAATGCGAGGGAAGTATCTCTAACCGCTCTCTTCGTGGCATTAACTGCCGTGAGTGCCCAGATTGAAATACCCTTAGGGCCCGTTCCATTCACGTTGCAGGTCTTCATGGTCATCCTGTCAGGTCTTCTCCTTGGTGCGAGGCTCGGGTTTTTAACTCAGGCCATTTACATCTTAGCTGGTGCGGTTGGTTTTCCCGTATTTGCCGGCTTTACGGGTGGTTTTGCCCACCTTTACGGCCCCACCGGTGGCTACCTCCTGGCCTTTCCGCTTGCCTCGTTTATCGCGGGCCTCTTTGCAGAGCGGTTTAAGAGTTCGTACCTCTGGATTGCCGGTTCCCTTTTGGCCCTTGGCATCATCTATCTACTCGGCTGGCTTAGGCTCGGCCTTTACTTAGGGGGCAACTTTGCAAAGGCCCTCTACATCGGCGTCCTTCCTTTCGTGCCCCTGGACATAGCAAAGGCCCTCGTAGCCGTTGGGATGGCGAGGGCCGTTAAAAGAGCTCTCCCTGAGTTTTGA
- a CDS encoding energy-coupling factor transporter transmembrane protein EcfT encodes MIYQFYVERKSFLHSLDPRVKIIATLLGISSLMLFNDPKVLVPMFFLILFSGKFLGRLGIGEQLRLLKPLAFLVVLTLFLWPLIYKPRLIGFLLGVSFSLRLLGFGLITFQLLMTTRQRELILGFVKLGVPYEIGLTLTIALRYIPTLYGIANTIMDAQRSRGLELDRGNILSRIRKTVPILIPLIVASLKTAHELSIALESRAFGAGKKRTFYRDIKMRGTDYAVFFTVVLTFALLLYLRFVHGFGHILIYQQ; translated from the coding sequence GTGATTTATCAGTTCTACGTTGAAAGGAAGTCCTTCCTACACTCCCTCGACCCAAGGGTTAAAATAATAGCCACGTTGCTTGGGATATCTTCTCTCATGCTCTTCAACGACCCGAAGGTTCTCGTCCCCATGTTCTTCCTAATCCTGTTCTCGGGGAAGTTCCTAGGAAGGCTTGGAATTGGAGAACAGTTAAGGCTTTTGAAGCCACTGGCATTTCTGGTCGTTCTTACCCTTTTCCTATGGCCCTTGATTTACAAACCAAGGCTTATCGGCTTTCTCCTCGGAGTTTCGTTCTCGCTTCGCCTCTTGGGTTTTGGCCTGATAACGTTTCAGCTACTCATGACAACGAGGCAGAGGGAACTTATACTCGGCTTTGTGAAGCTCGGCGTTCCCTACGAGATAGGCCTGACTCTCACCATAGCCCTCCGCTACATCCCAACGCTCTACGGCATAGCCAACACAATCATGGACGCCCAGAGGAGTCGCGGTCTTGAGCTCGATAGGGGCAATATATTGAGCAGAATAAGGAAGACCGTCCCAATCCTGATTCCGCTGATAGTTGCCTCCCTCAAAACCGCCCACGAGCTCAGCATAGCCCTTGAGAGCAGGGCCTTTGGAGCGGGCAAGAAAAGGACGTTTTACAGGGACATTAAAATGAGAGGAACGGATTATGCTGTTTTCTTCACCGTTGTTTTGACCTTTGCCCTGCTCCTGTACCTGCGTTTTGTCCACGGGTTTGGGCACATACTCATCTACCAGCAATGA
- a CDS encoding ABC transporter ATP-binding protein, whose product MIRVENLHFAYNEQEVLRGIDLTLGEEVLALVGPNGSGKTTLAKHLNGLLKPEKGRVLVDGLDTREHTVAELSRKVGYVFQNPEHMFFEETVFNEVAFGPKNLGLDKREVEERVRWALKAVNLEGFEERAPYSLSGGEKQRLAIACVLAMRPKYLILDEPTTGLDLKAERSVVEVIKFLRKKGHGILLITHDMDLVLELAERVVLLNDGRNVFDGSVEEFFRLNVEGYGLERPELMILSEKLGTGFVRSAEELVGRVGGDLSVLR is encoded by the coding sequence ATGATTAGGGTGGAAAACCTCCACTTTGCCTACAACGAACAGGAAGTCCTTAGGGGGATAGACCTTACCCTCGGGGAAGAAGTCCTTGCCCTAGTTGGCCCGAACGGGAGCGGAAAGACGACACTGGCGAAGCACCTAAACGGCCTGCTCAAGCCGGAAAAAGGCAGGGTTCTGGTCGATGGGCTCGACACGAGGGAACATACGGTAGCCGAGCTCAGCAGAAAGGTTGGTTACGTCTTTCAAAATCCCGAACACATGTTCTTTGAGGAGACGGTTTTTAATGAGGTTGCCTTCGGGCCAAAGAACCTCGGACTCGATAAGAGAGAAGTTGAGGAACGCGTGAGATGGGCCCTTAAAGCTGTAAACCTCGAAGGTTTTGAGGAAAGGGCTCCATACTCCCTCAGTGGTGGTGAGAAGCAGAGGTTGGCAATAGCCTGTGTCTTGGCAATGAGGCCAAAATATTTAATCCTTGACGAGCCCACAACTGGACTCGATTTGAAGGCCGAGAGGAGCGTTGTGGAAGTCATTAAATTCCTCAGGAAAAAGGGCCACGGAATCCTTCTCATAACCCACGACATGGACTTAGTTCTAGAGCTTGCCGAACGGGTTGTTCTCCTTAACGATGGAAGGAATGTCTTTGATGGGTCCGTTGAGGAGTTCTTCAGGCTCAACGTTGAAGGATACGGCTTAGAACGGCCAGAGCTTATGATTTTATCTGAGAAACTTGGGACAGGCTTCGTGAGGAGCGCCGAGGAACTGGTCGGGAGGGTCGGCGGTGATTTATCAGTTCTACGTTGA
- a CDS encoding multidrug transporter encodes MILAIVEYYHRALMKGKSSMLSFAIQPLSFIFIVYVVSDGRFLSSAIAGAMVSFIVGVGIADLSIELVGMKVRSKFYDIFTSLPGRGIEKTLGISIGMSLPALPYVIVLGFFLTMSGGVENLLRILFAVTALWLWSVSLGTFLGARIKEPLTVMRFSTILTTLLTVFPPVYYPLSVVPEPLRKSLLLIPTVSASTVMSGEKIGLAFISLAFWAVIGVFMLLKFELRER; translated from the coding sequence ATGATTCTTGCGATAGTGGAGTATTACCACAGAGCCCTGATGAAGGGAAAAAGCTCGATGCTCAGCTTCGCGATACAGCCCCTTTCCTTCATCTTCATAGTCTACGTCGTCAGTGACGGAAGGTTTCTTTCCTCAGCGATAGCCGGTGCGATGGTGAGCTTCATCGTCGGGGTTGGAATAGCGGACCTCTCGATAGAGCTCGTGGGCATGAAGGTCCGCTCGAAGTTCTACGACATCTTCACTTCCCTCCCGGGGAGAGGAATCGAGAAGACCCTCGGGATTTCAATCGGCATGAGCCTGCCCGCCCTTCCTTACGTCATTGTGCTGGGGTTTTTCCTCACAATGAGCGGGGGAGTTGAGAACCTTCTCCGCATTCTCTTTGCGGTAACAGCTCTCTGGCTCTGGAGTGTCTCTCTAGGAACGTTTCTTGGGGCGAGGATAAAGGAGCCCCTAACGGTTATGAGGTTCTCAACGATTCTAACGACACTCCTGACGGTCTTTCCGCCAGTTTACTATCCTCTCAGTGTGGTTCCAGAGCCACTGAGGAAATCCCTGCTCCTTATCCCAACAGTGAGCGCTTCAACAGTCATGAGTGGAGAAAAGATAGGGCTTGCCTTTATTTCCTTGGCTTTCTGGGCTGTAATTGGAGTATTCATGCTCCTCAAATTTGAACTTAGGGAGAGGTAA
- a CDS encoding CGP-CTERM sorting domain-containing protein, producing the protein MKKVALFLAAVVLLSVFGMVASPVVSAADTGKVVIAVDLAHGENPKGLTDVTYKGKVLTQGMLKTLTQYTFVYFGDPKYESDLGIKRLGDKITYEALKNNNVTILILGQPTSPLLPDEIKAIKEWLQEGGKVLWVAGDSDYGNGAKTQQFIDSLLDQLNITNLRVDLCSVEDAVSNAGGKSYRVVAYDDPWKDTPKRDILVQNLKYGGKVLAHGPGVVAWVDGKDGSGNWHQLNETSKPQYTYVIVHSNSSSDITENNAPAAHAYQAGETGKFPIVAAQIVKVGDNKKPDVIIVSGETPIGGYEPMWTSEYYGVKLDGPTVISNIFEWSLEMTKGLPASSTPSSTTTKSGGGICGPAFIVGLAVLPLLLRRRK; encoded by the coding sequence ATGAAGAAGGTTGCACTGTTCCTGGCGGCAGTCGTCCTGCTGTCTGTTTTTGGGATGGTTGCCAGCCCAGTGGTCAGCGCCGCTGACACCGGCAAGGTTGTTATAGCAGTAGACCTCGCCCACGGCGAGAACCCCAAGGGTCTTACGGACGTTACCTATAAGGGTAAGGTTCTGACACAGGGAATGCTCAAGACACTGACGCAGTACACCTTCGTCTACTTCGGTGACCCCAAGTACGAGAGCGACCTTGGAATCAAGAGGCTTGGTGACAAAATAACGTACGAGGCCCTGAAGAACAACAACGTCACGATTCTTATCCTCGGCCAGCCGACGAGCCCGCTTCTCCCGGATGAAATAAAGGCCATAAAAGAGTGGCTCCAGGAGGGCGGTAAGGTTCTTTGGGTCGCCGGTGATTCCGACTACGGAAACGGTGCCAAGACCCAGCAGTTCATTGACAGCCTTCTTGACCAGCTAAACATAACCAACCTCCGTGTGGACCTCTGTTCTGTCGAGGATGCCGTCAGCAACGCCGGTGGAAAGTCCTACCGTGTCGTTGCCTACGACGACCCGTGGAAGGACACCCCGAAGAGGGACATACTCGTCCAGAACCTCAAGTACGGCGGAAAGGTTCTCGCCCACGGTCCTGGTGTTGTCGCTTGGGTTGACGGCAAGGACGGAAGCGGAAACTGGCACCAGCTTAACGAGACCAGCAAGCCCCAGTACACCTATGTTATCGTCCACTCAAACTCAAGTTCTGACATCACCGAGAACAATGCCCCTGCGGCACACGCTTACCAGGCCGGTGAGACCGGCAAGTTCCCGATTGTTGCAGCCCAGATAGTTAAGGTCGGAGACAACAAGAAGCCCGATGTCATCATCGTCAGCGGTGAGACCCCCATTGGAGGATACGAGCCCATGTGGACAAGCGAATACTACGGTGTTAAGCTCGACGGCCCGACTGTCATCTCAAACATCTTTGAGTGGAGCCTTGAGATGACAAAGGGACTTCCAGCTTCAAGCACTCCGAGCTCAACTACCACCAAGAGTGGCGGAGGAATCTGTGGTCCGGCCTTCATAGTCGGCCTTGCAGTGCTCCCACTCCTCCTCAGGAGGAGGAAGTGA